The nucleotide window TCGCGTCTGCTTCGTCGGCATTGACCACGGCCCAACCAAAATTCGTCGAGGGGGTGTTGAGCCAGTTCTGTACGTCAGTCACCATCGCGGCCGAACTCCAGTTCGAAGCGGCATTCAGCGTCGACCCGACCGACGTCGAGGCGCTGGCTGTGCTGGCGAAATCTCCGCCCGGCTTGGTCCATAACGTGCTGGGAAACGCCGACGCGTTCCAAGTGGCATCGCCGGCGTTGGCGGCGGCTCCCTGGCCGGTGCCACTGATGGTTCCGCCGCTTTCCGTCGTGCCTTCGCCCCAGCCTTTGGAAAGCGTGAACAGTCCGATATTGAATGCTCCGCCCGCGCCGCCAGCCGTTTGGCCGAGGAACAATTCCAACGTAACGGAATTAATGGTGGCGCCCGGCGGAACGTGGCCAGCCACGTTGAATTCGATGAGCCCGCGGCGCGGGGAAGTCATGCCGTTGGTCCCGGCAAACATGCCGGGGCCGGCGCCGTTGCTGTTGTTGACGTTGTTCTGAAAGATGGTGGCGTCTTTGACGTCGGTCGCGATGTTGGAGTCGTTCGCTCCGCCAATCGTGACGGTAGTTGCCGCAGCGGAACTTGCCAAACAAAGCACGGCCGCAACGCTGAAAATCCTAGACATTCGCATAAGCCGGCTCCTCTTTAGTTGTTGACTCAAAGGTTCGTGTTATTCCGCCGGGCCAGTCCAAATACTGCCAGGCACGATCCATCTCACAGCGGGGAGTTGCGGATCACCGATGCCGCAGCCCACCAGATCGCCGGGCAAGCAATCCACGTGCCCATCCAGAAACGCGATATTGATCATCCCCGCGTGACGTGCCACGGGGCTGTATGCCAACTTGGACGGTAAAATCGAGCAGTACGGCCCAGGACCGTCTGCCATGAATACCATCGTCGATGTGGGACCGACTCTCTCGATGTGATCAGGCAGCGGAGCGTTCCAAGTCGATAACCACATGTTCATCCCGTAAGTAAAGAACGCGGCCGGGACAGGATTGACGATTGCCACGGCGTCGGGGCAAATCCAGATGCCGGAACTTTCCGGCGATGGCTGCATGCCAAGCGTGGTCAGCGTGCTATAGGATTGATTCTCCATCAGCGGCGGCAGGGCATTGAACCAATCCTCGGGTCGCGTGAGCTGTTGCGTGGCCTGAACACCCTGTCCGCGGCGAGGTAGGTAACCGCCCGAAGTGTCGACGAAGCGCTGCAGGGTGATCGTCCATTGGTGCAAATTGGACTGGCACGTCATGCGGCGCGCGGTCAGCCGCGCCATTTGGATCGCAGGCAAGATCAGTGCCAACAGCACGCCTATGACCGTAACAACGACCAGCAGCTCCAAGATCGTAAACCCCCGCGGTCGCACGCCACGCTTTCGGCCGTCAAGGAGTCGCATTCGTTTCTCCTTTGCTCTCGCACGTGACAAGACCAGTGCAGTGGCGGGAAGTCTGCCAACCCCTTGGACCAGCAAGGAAAACTCGTGGCAACTGAGATAGCCACCGGAATTATGTGGCTTCAAAACCCGCGGCCGGCATGATAGTGTCAAGGTGTGCCATGAACGTGTCAATCCCTGAAAACTTGAAAAACCGCGTCAAATCTGCGCGGATTGCCCGTGGCTGGTCGCAGGACGAATTGGCTCGTCGTAGCGGTCTATCCCGCAGCGGCATTAGCGCCATCGAAATCGATCGGCTGGTCCCCTCGGCCATCGCCGCGCTGGCCTTGGCCAAAGCATTCAGTTGCCGAGTCGAGGATCTTTTCTCTCTCGGCTCGCCCGTCGTTCCCCACGGCGTTTGGGCCGCGTCTCCCGCCACCAGTCCCTGCCGGTATTGGCACGCCGACGTCGGCGGACGACGGTTGCACTACCCGGCCGACCTTTGTGGTGAGACGGTGCTGCCCCACGACGGTGTCTTCGACGGAAAATCGCTTTGCCCGGCGCCGCAGGCCGAGGCCGAACAGACACTGGTGATGGCCTGTTGCGACCCGGCAGTCGGTCTACTTGCCCACGAGCTGGCACGGCGCGCCCAGATTCGACTGTTGGTCATTCCTCGCTCGAGCAGGCAAGCTCTCGACCTGCTGCGCGACGGACTGGTCCACGCGGCCGGCCTGCACTTATCGCGCGCTGGAGAGGACGACAATGCGTGCGCGGTGCGCGACAGCATTGCGAGCGGCACATACAGCTTGTTGCGCGTGGCCCAATGGGAAGAAGGGCTGGCCATTGCGCCGGGTCGGCAGCTGCGCACGGTGCGATCAGCGCTGCGAGCCCGCTTGCGCTGGGTCGGGCGCGAGTCAGGAAGCGGCGCGCACCAATGCCTGCTGGAAGTACGCGGCGATCGCCCGACTCCACGCCACCACGCCAGCAGTCATCGCGGTGTGGCCGAAGCGATCCGCAGCGGCTGGGCCGACGCCGGGGTTTGTCTGCGGATGGTGAGCGATCAGGCCGGCCTCGATTTTCTTACGATTCGAGAAGAGGCCTACGACCTGTGCTTTGCGGCCGACAGCACTCACGATCCACGCATTCAGGCACTGATCGAAGTTGTCCGCTCCGCCAGCTACCGCAAGTTGCTGGGAGAGCTGCCAGGCTATTCTGCAACAAGCGCCGGGGCCATTCGGACCCTGACCGCGCCGGACAACTAGCTGGCAGCGATCCGCCTGCCGAGAAGGTCTTGTCGAGTCGTCTGCCAGTATCGTTTCTCAAGGCCGGCGGCCTCGCTCGCCGTTCCTGCACATCTTTGCATGCAAGCGAGCTGACCTCCTTCAGCTTGTTGTGGCAGAACTTTAATTTAAAGCACCGCATTTTGAAATGCTATCTCCGGACGCCTCTTCGGTTGAAAGAGACGCAAGATCGCGAAACGCCCCCGCGAACTCGCGTTAAGCTGCGCAAGTGCGGCTGTGCTTGCCGCCTGTGACTTTACTTCCAATGCCGGTCGGCAAATTTGGGCGATTATTGCGGATTATAAGGGTCGCTCCGCGCACGTAAGCGCGTCCGTCACGACGGGCCCGCCCGCGCTCCATTTCATTTCGCAGCAACGCGCTTGTCAGAGCACTGCAAGACCAACGACAACCTGGGGGTGGCCCGCACAGCAAACCACCCCGGGGTCACGCGCCCAGACCGCCGGCTGGCGGCGCTGCTGGCATGCGCGCTATGGGTCGGCAATGCACTGCCAGCAGTCGCCGAGCTACCGGCACCGGGAAATCTAAATCCGGCGCTGCCGCCCGCTGAATTGGTGGCGGCGACGCTGCCTCCCGCGGCTTCCCCTCCAGCAGTTCCGGCGCGCATGGCGGCAGATAGCACGACGTTTTGGCGCTTGCCGTCGGTCGTGCCCGCGGTGGCGAAAGCACGCCCCGCCGGGCCTGTCCATTCCATGCTTGTCGAAGACCTCGACCGGCGTTTGTCCGATCTCAAGCGGCAACCGGGCGATTTGGCGCCGCCGGAGTTGAGAGTGAGCGCCTTGCCGAGCGCCATGCGAGACATCACGCAGCCCGACAGCCAAATGGGATCGGACCCTGTCTGGCACGCCTCGTCCGTGGGGAGTGCCCTATCGAGTGCCACGCAAAACGCAGCTTACGTGACGGGACAACCGCAACTTCTACCGTCGCCCCCGGCAGAGGACATCGACTCTCTGCGCAGCGAGTTGCGACAGGCCATTTCGCGCCTCGACGCCGCCCAACGACAAATGGTTTCCGCACAACAGCCCGGCAACGGCGGCGACGCGCCCCCATCGGGCGGCGGTGGGGATCGGCTGTCGACCCTGGAATCCGCCTTTGACCGGTTCGAAGACCAAATGACCGCCGAGCGCGCGGCCAAGTTTCCCTCGGCCAGGCTCACAGGCTTTACGCAGCTCGATGATTACATCATCAGCCAGGACCCTCTCAACAAAGCCACGGTCGGCAATGCACAGAATGGCTTGGGCTTTCGTCGCGCACGTTTGGCGGTCGTAGGCAACGTGGCCGCGCTGACGGCCTACATGATGGAGGTCGATTTTGCCACGGCCGGACGGCCGAGCTTCTTCGATATGTGGGTGGAACAAGACCGATTGCCGGTCCTGGGCGCATTGCGGGTGGGTCAGTATTTGCAGCCTTTCAGCGCGGACGCCATGAGCGGATTCCGCCATTTACCCTTCCTCGAGCGGTCGCTGCCGTTCTTGGCGTTCGTCCCCTTTCGCCGTGTCGGCGCCATGTCGTCGATCAACACGCAGGATGAACGAACCTATTTCGCCTACAGCTTGTTCCGCACCGGCGGATTCAATAACGCGCCCGAAGGAGACAGCCGTTTTGCTACCGACATCGGCGACCAAGGGGGCCTGTCGTTTTCTGCCAGGTTGACGAATCTCTTGATCTACGATCCCAATGCCGAGGATCAATACCTGTGGCACGTCGGTGCTTCGTACAACTACAGCCGCATGACCGGCAATACGGCCAGCGGCGCGCAACCGTTTTATCAGGCGCGCACGGGTCCCGAGTTCGGACCGATTGGCGATGGAATCGACACGGTTCCTGCGACGTTCGGCCCTGTCAGCTATGCGGCCGCGAACTTTACGCCGCCGAGTTTCATCGATTCCGGGCGTTATCTGGCCGATAGCTTCAATCTGTTTGGCGTG belongs to Pirellulales bacterium and includes:
- a CDS encoding DNRLRE domain-containing protein, producing MRMSRIFSVAAVLCLASSAAATTVTIGGANDSNIATDVKDATIFQNNVNNSNGAGPGMFAGTNGMTSPRRGLIEFNVAGHVPPGATINSVTLELFLGQTAGGAGGAFNIGLFTLSKGWGEGTTESGGTISGTGQGAAANAGDATWNASAFPSTLWTKPGGDFASTASASTSVGSTLNAASNWSSAAMVTDVQNWLNTPSTNFGWAVVNADEADA
- a CDS encoding DUF1559 domain-containing protein, coding for MRLLDGRKRGVRPRGFTILELLVVVTVIGVLLALILPAIQMARLTARRMTCQSNLHQWTITLQRFVDTSGGYLPRRGQGVQATQQLTRPEDWFNALPPLMENQSYSTLTTLGMQPSPESSGIWICPDAVAIVNPVPAAFFTYGMNMWLSTWNAPLPDHIERVGPTSTMVFMADGPGPYCSILPSKLAYSPVARHAGMINIAFLDGHVDCLPGDLVGCGIGDPQLPAVRWIVPGSIWTGPAE
- a CDS encoding substrate-binding domain-containing protein, with the protein product MNVSIPENLKNRVKSARIARGWSQDELARRSGLSRSGISAIEIDRLVPSAIAALALAKAFSCRVEDLFSLGSPVVPHGVWAASPATSPCRYWHADVGGRRLHYPADLCGETVLPHDGVFDGKSLCPAPQAEAEQTLVMACCDPAVGLLAHELARRAQIRLLVIPRSSRQALDLLRDGLVHAAGLHLSRAGEDDNACAVRDSIASGTYSLLRVAQWEEGLAIAPGRQLRTVRSALRARLRWVGRESGSGAHQCLLEVRGDRPTPRHHASSHRGVAEAIRSGWADAGVCLRMVSDQAGLDFLTIREEAYDLCFAADSTHDPRIQALIEVVRSASYRKLLGELPGYSATSAGAIRTLTAPDN
- a CDS encoding porin; this translates as MSEHCKTNDNLGVARTANHPGVTRPDRRLAALLACALWVGNALPAVAELPAPGNLNPALPPAELVAATLPPAASPPAVPARMAADSTTFWRLPSVVPAVAKARPAGPVHSMLVEDLDRRLSDLKRQPGDLAPPELRVSALPSAMRDITQPDSQMGSDPVWHASSVGSALSSATQNAAYVTGQPQLLPSPPAEDIDSLRSELRQAISRLDAAQRQMVSAQQPGNGGDAPPSGGGGDRLSTLESAFDRFEDQMTAERAAKFPSARLTGFTQLDDYIISQDPLNKATVGNAQNGLGFRRARLAVVGNVAALTAYMMEVDFATAGRPSFFDMWVEQDRLPVLGALRVGQYLQPFSADAMSGFRHLPFLERSLPFLAFVPFRRVGAMSSINTQDERTYFAYSLFRTGGFNNAPEGDSRFATDIGDQGGLSFSARLTNLLIYDPNAEDQYLWHVGASYNYSRMTGNTASGAQPFYQARTGPEFGPIGDGIDTVPATFGPVSYAAANFTPPSFIDSGRYLADSFNLFGVETVYQYEAFSAQAEFMATGVNSVVGPIWYTGAYGEVMYRLTGEHRGYDRRLASLKNPLPFTDFISLKPGGIRGWGAWEVAARLSYIEIRNPSSLLPADYIAGTNSSGNGTLTDTTVGMTWWWNYHTKLQFNWIHSMLNNAAMGYSLADSFVSRLQVDF